The genomic segment GGCGTCGATCTCGGGCGGTTCGGAAAGGTCACCGCGACGCAGGCAGCGCTGCGAATGTCGTTCGGCGTGCCGGCAACCGGTTCGATTATCGCCTGCGTCGCCAGGCTTGCGCCGGTGAAAGGCGTCCGATATCTGATCGAGGCGATGCCGCGCGTACGCGACGCGGTCCCGGCCGCCACGGCCGTGATCGTCGGGGACGGGCCGGAGCGCGCGAAGCTGCAGGCCCGCGCCTCCGCGCTGGGCCTGAACGGCGCGGTGAAATGGTTGGGCCTGCGTACGGACGTGCCCGAGATCATGAGTCTTGCGGACGTCGTCGTGTTGCCCTCGTTGAACGAGGGGATGGGGAGGGTGGTCGTAGAGGCGTTCGCCGCCGGTCGTCCCGTCGTCGGGTCGCGGGTCAGCGGCATCCAGGACCTCGTGGCGGACGGCGAGACCGGATATCTTGTACCGAGCGGAGACCCTCGTGCGATCGCGGAGGCCGTGGTTTGCTGTCTCCGGGACCCGGAGCGCGCCCGGGCAATGGGAATATCCGCCCAACGGACCGCCGCCGCCTTCAGCGCGGAGCGTATGGTCGCAAAGATCGACGCGTTGTACGCGCGGCTGCTCGCGGCGAAAGGCTGTCCGGCATGAGATTCAGAGGGCCGGTAGAGGAGCGGACGCTGTCTCGCGTCGGGGGGGCTCTCATGCGACGCAACCTCCTATTCTACGCCGCGGTTCTCGTCATCTTTGGCGGGATCGCTCTCTGGGTGCTGCACCTCGGCCCGCGTCTTCCGGGCGGCAGTCCGCCCGCGGGTACGGGGAGCGCGTTCGGGGCGAATCTGCGCGATCCCCTGACCACACTGCTGCTTCAGGTCATCGTGATTGTTGCGCTGGCCAAGGCGCTCGGACAGATCTTCCTCCGCATCGGGCAGCCCACCGTCACCGGCGAGATCATGGCCGGTATTCTCTTGGGCCCGTCCGTGCTCGGCAGCGCGTTTCCCTCCGCGACAGCCTTCCTATTTCCGCCGTCGTCCATGGGCGGCTTGGGGTTGCTGAGCCAGATCGGCGTCATCCTGTTCATGTTCGCAGTGGGCATGGACCTCGACATCGAACGCCTGCGCGGCACAGCGCAGACCGCCGTGCTGGTGAGCCATGCCAGTATGGTCGTGCCGTTCTCCCTGGGCACCGTCCTCGCCCTCGTGGTCTACCGGTCTATGGCGGCCCCGCACGTCGCGTTCACCGCCTTTGCGCTATTCATGGGGGTGGCGATGAGCATTACCGCACTGCCCGTGCTCGCCCGGATCGTTGAGGAGCGCGGGCTCTCGAAGTCGCCGCCCGGAGTCACCGCGCTTGCGGCCGCCGCCGTCGGCGATGCGTCGGCGTGGTGCATCCTCGCGGTGATCGTGCCGATTGTCCGGGCGAAAGGGCTGCTCGACTCGGCAATGACAATTGTGCTCCTCCTTGCCTTTGCCGCGATGATGCTCCTCCTTATCAAGCCGGCGGCCGGCCGGTTGGTGCAGTCGAGGTGGCCGACCGAAACCTTCGGAAAGGGCCTCATCGCCGGAGCGCTGGTGTTCGCCGTGGCATCGGCGCTGTTTACTCAGACGATCGGCGTTCACGCGCTCTTCGGCGCCTTCCTGGCCGGAGTGGCCATGCCGTCATACCGACCGCTGCGCGCGCTGTTGAAGGAACAGCTGGAGACGTTTGGGGCAGTTCTGCTGCTGCCGCTGTACTTCGCCTTTACGGGACTTCGCATGCGGGTTGGACTGCTGAGCGATTGGCAGAGTTGGCTTGCGTGCGCCGCCATTATCGCCGTGGCCGTCGCCGGAAAGATGGGGGCAGGAACCGCGGCGGCGCG from the bacterium genome contains:
- a CDS encoding cation:proton antiporter, translated to MLHLGPRLPGGSPPAGTGSAFGANLRDPLTTLLLQVIVIVALAKALGQIFLRIGQPTVTGEIMAGILLGPSVLGSAFPSATAFLFPPSSMGGLGLLSQIGVILFMFAVGMDLDIERLRGTAQTAVLVSHASMVVPFSLGTVLALVVYRSMAAPHVAFTAFALFMGVAMSITALPVLARIVEERGLSKSPPGVTALAAAAVGDASAWCILAVIVPIVRAKGLLDSAMTIVLLLAFAAMMLLLIKPAAGRLVQSRWPTETFGKGLIAGALVFAVASALFTQTIGVHALFGAFLAGVAMPSYRPLRALLKEQLETFGAVLLLPLYFAFTGLRMRVGLLSDWQSWLACAAIIAVAVAGKMGAGTAAARWTRMSWLDSLSVGALMNTRGLVELIVLNIGYDLGILPPKIFAMLVLMALVTTFMTGPLLSLFGFLERVQQAVRARDTQAVPASLREGLRAVTK
- a CDS encoding glycosyltransferase family 4 protein; the encoded protein is MHAERGRCKKIRVLHVITRMILGGAQENTLMTAVRLDRSRYDVTLASGPTYGPEGSLEGRIPDDLPLVRIPDLVRDPHPLKDLRALAALARVVRLGRYHIVHTHTTKAGLLGRIAARWAGTPVVVHTPHGHAFHSFLNAPGSAALVWVERAVARWTDRIICLTEAERRDHLNLRIGPPGRFEVIHSGVDLGRFGKVTATQAALRMSFGVPATGSIIACVARLAPVKGVRYLIEAMPRVRDAVPAATAVIVGDGPERAKLQARASALGLNGAVKWLGLRTDVPEIMSLADVVVLPSLNEGMGRVVVEAFAAGRPVVGSRVSGIQDLVADGETGYLVPSGDPRAIAEAVVCCLRDPERARAMGISAQRTAAAFSAERMVAKIDALYARLLAAKGCPA